The Tindallia magadiensis genomic sequence TATCCTATTTGTGATTCCTGTAGGATGTGGCCGGCATGGAGGCATCGCTTCCTTCCAGACCGGTGACAATCAAAAGGTCAGGTATTTACTGATCGAAGAAGCTGAAGTAGTCATGGGAAGCTATGAAGACCGCATAGGCGAAGCAATAGAGCAACTGATTCATAAAGAAAAACCAAAAGGCATGATGATTTTTTCCACCTGCATTGACGATTTACTGGGGACGGATTTTGACAGCCTTCTGCGCATGGCAGAAGAAAAACACCAGATCCCTATGGTGCGGGCAAAAATGAATCCCATTATGTCAGAAACCGTTAAACCACCAGAGCTGATGGTGCAGGACAGTATGTATGCCTATTTACAGAAAAAACCTTTGATGGGCATTAAACGAGAGCGTTATGTGAACACCATTGGCTCCTTTGCAGCCGTGGATAAAAAATCAGAAATTCATTCCCTGCTGAACGAAGCCGGTGGTTATCAGCTAAAACATATCACAGATTACAAAGAACTGAGTAAATTTCAGACCATGGCCAACCACAGAATGAATTTATTAGTAGCTCCCGGAGGTGCTTATGCCGTAAAATCGCTGGAAAAGAAAACAGGCATGAGCTACCTGGAAGTATTCAGCAGTTTTCAGCCAGAAGAAACCAGCCGCCAGTATCGAAAAATAGAAGAGGCACTGGGATTGTC encodes the following:
- a CDS encoding nitrogenase component 1 → MKPWKPYSIPVGNLLEEVATRRNNTNRKSALHYCAPSGGGWGVVRAACLVPEILILFVIPVGCGRHGGIASFQTGDNQKVRYLLIEEAEVVMGSYEDRIGEAIEQLIHKEKPKGMMIFSTCIDDLLGTDFDSLLRMAEEKHQIPMVRAKMNPIMSETVKPPELMVQDSMYAYLQKKPLMGIKRERYVNTIGSFAAVDKKSEIHSLLNEAGGYQLKHITDYKELSKFQTMANHRMNLLVAPGGAYAVKSLEKKTGMSYLEVFSSFQPEETSRQYRKIEEALGLSLAFEKEEKAVKAFLEENRKFLEGKTVAIGATINARPFELAKFLVEQGMDLRYVLAKAVHPSEKSYVEWLTENAAHLQIIPNLEPSLSSVEGGLEQLDYGIGLDAAAYFDVKHLIELPFEESLYGYQGAKTLIHRLIHAKPYEGDLIQRIYQANLVI